Proteins encoded by one window of Deinococcus radiodurans R1 = ATCC 13939 = DSM 20539:
- a CDS encoding ABC transporter ATP-binding protein, which yields MTQIRMTQVAPTAPSAPLLDVQHLTKSFGGLTAVNDVTFQVPERRIISVIGPNGAGKTTFFNLITGIYAPDRGTVNLAGRSLVGLRPDQVVEAGISRTFQNIRLFPSMTAEENIMLGRGVRLRGGFWDSVLHTARFQKDEEEARNTARLMLDFVGLSKWRGELSTNLPYGDQRKLEIARALATTPKLILLDEPAAGMNPRETEDLKALIRAIRDELGVTVVLIEHDMRLVMTLSENITVLNYGSKLAEGLPHEIRNNPEVMTAYLGSGAAAGNYGKEAR from the coding sequence ATGACCCAGATCAGAATGACCCAGGTCGCCCCCACCGCACCCAGCGCGCCCCTGCTGGACGTGCAGCACCTCACCAAGTCGTTCGGGGGGCTGACCGCTGTGAACGACGTGACCTTTCAGGTACCCGAGCGGCGTATCATCAGCGTGATCGGGCCCAACGGTGCGGGCAAGACCACCTTTTTCAACCTGATTACCGGCATCTACGCGCCCGACCGGGGCACCGTGAACCTCGCCGGACGCAGCCTCGTGGGCCTGCGCCCCGACCAGGTGGTGGAGGCGGGCATCAGCCGCACCTTCCAGAACATCCGCCTCTTTCCTTCCATGACCGCCGAGGAAAACATCATGCTGGGGCGCGGCGTGCGGCTGCGCGGGGGCTTCTGGGACTCGGTGCTGCACACCGCCCGCTTTCAGAAAGACGAGGAAGAAGCCCGCAACACCGCCCGGCTGATGCTCGATTTCGTGGGCCTGAGCAAGTGGCGCGGCGAGCTGTCCACCAATCTGCCCTACGGCGACCAGCGCAAACTGGAAATCGCCCGCGCGCTGGCGACCACGCCCAAGCTGATTTTGCTCGACGAACCGGCGGCGGGCATGAACCCCCGCGAAACCGAAGACCTCAAGGCGCTCATCCGCGCCATCCGCGACGAACTCGGCGTGACGGTGGTCCTCATCGAGCACGACATGCGGCTGGTGATGACGCTCAGCGAGAACATCACCGTGCTCAACTACGGCTCCAAGCTGGCCGAGGGGCTGCCGCACGAGATCCGCAACAACCCCGAGGTGATGACCGCTTACCTCGGCAGCGGCGCGGCGGCGGGCAACTACGGCAAGGAGGCCCGCTGA
- a CDS encoding ABC transporter permease subunit, giving the protein MTILPTSPAPFKTRGQGADRTWPLLAYSALTAALLVFLRDVVADGPLRLLQPVLFGAFLLSLLFAYQWKAAGWAKTLVYALGIVFVLPYMGQHNTSYFDLVIQMLIFAALALGLNIVVGLAGLLDLGYIAFFAVGAYLWGIFGSPQFGEITGNAAFAAGVNPALFWLFIPLAVAAAALVGVLIGLPVLKLKGDYLAIVTLGLGEVIRIFANNLGVTNGPQGIDAIQSAPVPWLDNIAKSLGFSEDQYRLFFLYLLVLVVIGIVVVVNQRLDRSKIGRSWIAIREDEVAAQAMGVPLLRTKLLAFATGASFAGAMGVIFAAKQAFIDPKSFDYFQSIGVLSMVILGGMGNIAGVMVGAVVVTLLNLMVLPTISEVMQAQFPNINQNLDPSKYQRLIFGLVLVFMMLYRPEGLVPSERRKAEMHGGDGPAPDSLTADNLNEGGNIGGHLSDGSAETLSPGQATRDDERTGSEK; this is encoded by the coding sequence ATGACAATCCTTCCGACTTCTCCTGCTCCTTTCAAGACGCGGGGACAGGGCGCCGACCGCACCTGGCCGCTGCTGGCGTACTCGGCGCTCACGGCGGCACTGCTGGTCTTCCTGCGCGACGTGGTGGCCGACGGCCCGCTGCGGCTGCTGCAACCCGTGCTGTTCGGGGCCTTCCTGCTCTCGCTGCTCTTCGCCTATCAGTGGAAGGCGGCGGGCTGGGCCAAAACGCTGGTCTACGCCCTGGGCATCGTCTTCGTGCTGCCGTACATGGGCCAGCACAACACGTCGTATTTCGACCTCGTGATTCAGATGCTGATTTTCGCCGCGCTCGCGCTCGGACTCAACATCGTGGTGGGGCTGGCGGGGCTGCTCGACCTCGGGTACATCGCCTTTTTCGCGGTGGGCGCGTACCTGTGGGGGATTTTCGGCTCGCCGCAGTTCGGCGAAATCACCGGCAACGCGGCCTTCGCGGCGGGGGTCAATCCGGCGCTGTTCTGGCTGTTCATTCCGCTGGCGGTGGCGGCGGCGGCGCTCGTCGGGGTGCTGATCGGCCTGCCGGTGCTCAAGCTCAAGGGCGATTACCTCGCCATCGTGACGCTGGGCCTCGGCGAAGTCATTCGCATTTTCGCCAACAACCTCGGCGTAACCAACGGGCCGCAGGGCATCGACGCCATTCAGAGCGCGCCGGTGCCGTGGCTCGACAACATCGCCAAGTCGCTGGGCTTTTCGGAAGACCAGTACCGGCTGTTTTTCCTGTACCTGCTGGTGCTGGTCGTCATCGGCATCGTCGTTGTGGTGAACCAGCGTCTCGACCGCTCCAAGATCGGGCGCTCGTGGATTGCCATTCGTGAAGACGAGGTGGCGGCGCAGGCGATGGGCGTGCCGCTGCTGAGGACCAAGCTGCTCGCCTTTGCGACCGGCGCGAGCTTCGCCGGGGCGATGGGCGTGATTTTCGCCGCCAAGCAGGCGTTTATCGACCCCAAGAGCTTCGACTACTTCCAGAGCATCGGCGTGCTGAGCATGGTGATTCTGGGCGGCATGGGCAACATCGCGGGCGTGATGGTGGGCGCGGTGGTCGTGACGCTGCTCAACTTGATGGTGCTGCCCACCATTTCCGAAGTGATGCAGGCGCAGTTTCCCAACATCAACCAGAACCTCGACCCCTCCAAGTACCAGCGCCTGATTTTCGGGCTGGTGCTGGTGTTCATGATGCTCTACCGCCCCGAAGGGCTGGTGCCGAGCGAGCGCCGCAAGGCCGAAATGCACGGCGGCGACGGCCCGGCGCCCGACAGCCTGACCGCCGACAACCTCAACGAGGGCGGCAACATCGGCGGGCACCTGAGTGACGGCAGCGCCGAAACGCTCTCGCCGGGACAAGCGACGCGGGACGACGAAAGGACGGGCAGCGAGAAATGA
- a CDS encoding branched-chain amino acid ABC transporter permease, giving the protein MDINTVLTILAQVFVGGLSLGVLYAIIALGYTMVYGVLQLINFAHSEVFITGGVVAYFVFEALKESPMNGLLKLLIAALAAMAVSGGLNVLIERLAYRPIRGAQRLVPLITAIGVSLILQDLLRLIVGLRGLFDLSVTLPQGFADPITKVGGVNISVLNLQVKDIILIVVAGLMLIGLNLLVNHTRLGRAIRAVAHDRQTSGLMGIDSNRIISLTFLIGGALGGLGGAMFAMKYQALNAYSGMVPGIKAFTAAVLGGIGNIPGAVLGGLVLGWLETLLGTIDLFQVVPGLGWLKYITSDYKDLGAFLALLLILFFKPAGLLGKATTEKV; this is encoded by the coding sequence ATGGACATAAACACGGTGCTCACGATTCTGGCTCAGGTCTTCGTCGGCGGCCTGAGCCTCGGCGTGCTGTACGCCATCATCGCGCTGGGCTACACGATGGTGTACGGCGTGCTGCAACTGATCAACTTCGCGCACTCGGAGGTCTTTATCACCGGGGGCGTGGTCGCCTACTTCGTCTTTGAGGCGCTCAAGGAGTCGCCCATGAACGGGCTGCTCAAGCTGCTGATCGCGGCGCTCGCGGCGATGGCCGTGTCGGGCGGGCTCAACGTGCTGATCGAGCGCCTCGCCTACCGGCCCATTCGGGGAGCGCAGCGCTTGGTGCCCTTGATTACCGCCATCGGCGTGTCGCTGATTTTGCAAGACCTGCTGCGCCTCATCGTCGGCCTACGCGGGCTGTTCGACCTCAGCGTGACGCTGCCGCAGGGCTTTGCCGACCCCATCACCAAAGTCGGCGGGGTGAACATCTCGGTGCTGAACTTGCAGGTCAAGGACATCATCCTGATCGTGGTGGCCGGGCTGATGCTCATAGGGCTCAACCTGCTCGTCAACCACACCCGGCTGGGCCGCGCCATTCGCGCCGTGGCGCACGACCGGCAGACGTCGGGCCTGATGGGCATCGACTCGAACCGCATCATCAGCTTGACCTTCTTGATCGGGGGCGCGCTGGGCGGCCTCGGCGGGGCGATGTTCGCCATGAAATATCAAGCACTCAACGCCTACTCGGGCATGGTGCCGGGCATCAAGGCCTTTACGGCGGCGGTGCTCGGCGGCATCGGCAACATTCCCGGCGCGGTGCTCGGCGGGCTGGTGCTCGGCTGGCTCGAAACGCTGCTCGGCACCATTGACCTCTTTCAGGTGGTGCCGGGGCTGGGCTGGCTGAAATACATCACTTCCGACTACAAAGACCTCGGCGCCTTCTTAGCGCTGCTGCTGATTCTCTTTTTCAAGCCTGCCGGTCTGCTCGGCAAGGCCACCACGGAGAAGGTGTAA
- a CDS encoding branched-chain amino acid ABC transporter substrate-binding protein: protein MKKMTFGLAALAALALGSAQAATTVKIATISPLSGSSSNLGLQIKNGAQLAVNEYKAEFAKLGMNLSLVAYDDQADPATGTAAARRVVADKNVLAVVGTLNTGVAIPASQALSTSKVAMVSPANTGTKVTDRGLKNMNRICARDDAQGPAGADFMVSTLKVKKVYVINDKTPYGEGLSGEAEKRLKAKGVQIVQSEGVAAEERDFTAIITKIQTLKPDAIYFGGLYGQIGPFAQQLRAKGVQVPLIGGDGMDSDELAKLAGAQGANNIYFTTVAPPLDSVPAAKTMAGNFKKAFGSDVQGYGIMGYDSAKVVLQGILDAAKKNGNKAPSRAQVETAIRSGTFGNLLTGTVQFDKNGDRKAGKMYVIAIKNAQRSTAGQVNVLRK, encoded by the coding sequence ATGAAGAAGATGACTTTTGGTCTCGCTGCGCTCGCCGCCCTTGCCCTGGGCAGCGCTCAGGCCGCCACCACCGTCAAGATCGCCACCATCAGCCCGCTCTCGGGCAGTTCCAGCAACCTCGGCCTCCAGATCAAGAACGGCGCGCAGCTCGCCGTCAACGAGTACAAGGCGGAGTTCGCCAAGCTCGGCATGAACCTCTCGCTCGTCGCCTACGACGATCAGGCCGACCCCGCCACCGGCACCGCCGCCGCCCGGCGCGTGGTCGCCGACAAGAACGTGCTCGCCGTGGTGGGCACCCTGAACACCGGCGTGGCGATTCCCGCTTCGCAGGCGCTGAGCACCAGCAAAGTAGCGATGGTCAGCCCCGCCAACACCGGCACCAAGGTGACCGACCGTGGCCTGAAGAACATGAACCGCATCTGCGCCCGCGACGACGCGCAGGGCCCGGCGGGCGCCGACTTCATGGTGAGCACCCTCAAGGTGAAAAAGGTCTACGTCATCAACGACAAGACCCCCTACGGCGAAGGGCTCTCCGGCGAGGCCGAAAAGCGCCTCAAGGCCAAGGGCGTGCAGATCGTGCAGTCTGAAGGGGTGGCCGCCGAGGAGCGCGACTTCACCGCCATCATCACCAAGATTCAGACCCTCAAGCCCGACGCCATCTACTTCGGCGGCCTCTACGGGCAGATCGGCCCCTTCGCGCAGCAGCTGCGCGCCAAGGGCGTTCAGGTGCCGCTGATCGGCGGCGACGGCATGGACAGCGACGAACTCGCCAAGCTCGCCGGGGCGCAGGGCGCGAACAACATCTACTTCACCACCGTCGCCCCCCCCCTCGACAGCGTGCCCGCCGCCAAGACGATGGCCGGCAACTTCAAGAAGGCCTTCGGCAGCGACGTGCAGGGCTACGGCATCATGGGCTACGACTCGGCCAAGGTGGTCTTGCAGGGCATCCTCGACGCCGCCAAGAAAAACGGCAACAAGGCCCCCAGCCGCGCCCAGGTCGAAACCGCCATTCGCAGCGGCACCTTCGGCAACCTGCTGACCGGCACCGTGCAGTTCGACAAGAACGGGGACCGCAAGGCCGGCAAGATGTACGTGATCGCCATCAAGAATGCCCAGCGCTCCACCGCCGGTCAGGTCAACGTCCTGCGGAAATAA